One Thermoplasma volcanium GSS1 genomic window carries:
- a CDS encoding 50S ribosomal protein L14 — MKGIAGREIRGLPLGANIVCADNTGARSISLIDVKAYHGKARRIPAAGVGDMFIASVKKGTPEMRSKVVYAVVIRQKRPYRRPDGTMVEFEDNAAVLVTPDGEVRGSEIKGPVAREAAERWPRIAAIASIIV, encoded by the coding sequence ATGAAGGGAATAGCTGGAAGGGAGATCAGAGGTCTACCTCTTGGAGCGAATATAGTTTGTGCAGATAACACTGGGGCAAGATCGATTAGCCTCATAGATGTAAAAGCATATCACGGAAAAGCTAGGAGAATACCTGCAGCTGGAGTTGGTGATATGTTTATAGCAAGCGTGAAGAAGGGAACTCCAGAGATGAGATCTAAGGTTGTGTACGCCGTGGTAATAAGGCAGAAAAGACCTTATAGAAGGCCTGATGGCACAATGGTGGAGTTCGAAGACAACGCTGCAGTGCTTGTCACTCCAGATGGAGAAGTACGCGGTTCTGAAATAAAAGGCCCCGTTGCAAGGGAAGCTGCTGAAAGGTGGCCTAGGATAGCCGCTATTGCATCCATAATAGTTTAG
- a CDS encoding 50S ribosomal protein L19e, producing MRAETVKRIVSDLKGVGTSRVYIDTNKLDKIDEAATRSDILALIEQDVVKIKQKKGISNGRLKKRIKQLSKDRRRGPGSLRGTRNARYKRKERWIDTIRALRDELRKLKKDGKIDPAVYRKYYRIIKSGSIKSRAQLVSHIKSAGLLKE from the coding sequence ATGAGAGCAGAGACTGTTAAAAGGATAGTATCCGACTTAAAGGGTGTCGGTACTTCAAGGGTTTATATTGATACGAATAAACTGGATAAGATAGATGAAGCAGCCACAAGATCCGATATTCTAGCGCTCATTGAACAGGATGTTGTCAAAATAAAGCAGAAAAAAGGCATCTCTAACGGTCGTTTGAAGAAAAGGATAAAGCAGCTTTCGAAGGATAGGAGACGCGGCCCTGGCTCTCTAAGAGGTACAAGGAACGCGCGATACAAGAGAAAGGAACGCTGGATCGATACTATAAGGGCATTGAGGGATGAACTAAGGAAGCTTAAAAAAGATGGGAAGATAGACCCTGCAGTATATAGGAAATATTATCGTATAATAAAGAGTGGAAGCATAAAGTCAAGGGCTCAACTCGTATCCCATATAAAGTCGGCTGGTTTGCTTAAAGAGTGA
- a CDS encoding 50S ribosomal protein L18 produces the protein MAFKRKVLGKTDYGRRLRLLKSKDRRFIVRITNKGIIAQIAEYSVNGDRILATITDKALSKYGIELRGNNLQICYLVGYAAGVEAQKAGVETAVLDIGRKKFRKGGRIAACLKGITDSGVDIPHGEDVFPDKKRLNGSHLKNPVKLNEAVKNFKKLEEKA, from the coding sequence ATGGCATTCAAAAGGAAGGTATTGGGTAAGACTGATTATGGTAGGAGGCTTAGACTCCTTAAATCAAAAGATAGGAGGTTCATAGTAAGGATCACCAACAAAGGCATCATAGCTCAGATAGCGGAGTACTCAGTAAATGGAGATCGAATATTAGCTACAATTACCGACAAGGCGCTATCTAAGTATGGTATAGAATTACGTGGAAACAATCTCCAGATCTGTTATCTTGTAGGTTATGCGGCTGGAGTCGAAGCTCAAAAAGCAGGTGTAGAGACAGCCGTATTAGACATAGGCCGCAAGAAATTTAGAAAGGGTGGCAGGATAGCTGCGTGCCTTAAAGGCATAACGGATTCTGGTGTAGATATCCCACACGGCGAAGACGTGTTTCCTGATAAGAAGAGGCTTAACGGTTCACATTTAAAGAATCCTGTTAAGTTAAATGAAGCTGTAAAGAACTTTAAGAAGCTGGAGGAGAAAGCATGA
- the rplX gene encoding 50S ribosomal protein L24 has protein sequence MYDKLNVALSKDLRKKYGIRSFPIVKGDVVKVVSGARKGEGGKVAEVDHHSGLVIVEGITIAKIDGKQKGFGISPEKLQITHLDLSRSERFQKIKELANIKHITIQEEPIQEEQQKTEETKQEIAPEEVEAKEAQDKQEVKENDQ, from the coding sequence ATGTATGATAAATTAAATGTAGCATTAAGCAAAGATCTGAGGAAAAAATACGGCATAAGGTCTTTCCCTATCGTAAAGGGTGATGTCGTAAAAGTTGTAAGTGGAGCTAGGAAAGGCGAAGGAGGAAAGGTTGCAGAAGTTGATCACCACTCAGGTCTAGTAATAGTTGAGGGCATAACGATAGCAAAGATAGATGGGAAACAGAAAGGCTTTGGCATAAGCCCAGAAAAACTCCAGATAACCCATCTTGACCTATCAAGATCTGAAAGATTCCAGAAAATAAAGGAACTAGCTAACATAAAGCACATAACGATACAAGAGGAACCGATTCAAGAAGAGCAACAAAAAACTGAAGAAACTAAGCAAGAAATTGCACCGGAAGAAGTTGAGGCAAAGGAAGCGCAAGATAAGCAGGAGGTGAAGGAAAATGATCAATAA
- a CDS encoding 30S ribosomal protein S14, whose protein sequence is MSQVKLQPKKKYGHIDGCVRCGRKRGIVRKYGLHLCRQCFRETARQLGFEKYS, encoded by the coding sequence ATGTCTCAAGTTAAGTTACAGCCAAAAAAGAAGTATGGGCATATTGACGGTTGTGTCAGATGCGGCAGGAAGAGGGGAATAGTAAGAAAATACGGGCTTCACCTATGCAGGCAATGCTTTAGGGAAACTGCAAGGCAGCTAGGATTTGAGAAGTACAGCTGA
- a CDS encoding translation initiation factor: MKDKNFTGMPKELQPWEGFGREAQAVKIVVDKRRYGKFVTIIEGIDPKIEDIEKIAKELKKKVASGGTVKEGRIIELQGDHRQEVKKFLEDMGFKVSVEQ, encoded by the coding sequence ATGAAGGATAAGAACTTTACCGGAATGCCAAAGGAATTACAGCCTTGGGAAGGATTTGGAAGAGAGGCCCAGGCTGTGAAAATAGTCGTGGATAAGAGGAGATACGGCAAGTTTGTTACAATAATTGAGGGAATAGATCCGAAGATAGAGGACATCGAGAAAATCGCAAAAGAATTGAAGAAAAAAGTCGCTTCAGGCGGCACCGTGAAGGAAGGAAGAATAATAGAATTACAAGGAGACCACAGGCAAGAGGTAAAAAAGTTTCTTGAAGATATGGGATTTAAGGTGAGCGTGGAACAATGA
- a CDS encoding 30S ribosomal protein S17 — translation MQARNIGLDVSVPEKECTDPHCPFHGNLPVRGQVLTGKVISTAMTRSVVVAREYQQYIPKYERKATKIKKYHVHVPDCIELRVGDTVRFAECRKLAKTISFVVVEKVKQ, via the coding sequence ATGCAGGCAAGGAATATAGGTTTAGATGTATCCGTCCCAGAAAAGGAATGTACAGATCCACATTGCCCATTCCATGGCAATCTGCCCGTTAGGGGTCAGGTTCTGACTGGGAAAGTAATATCAACAGCTATGACCAGAAGTGTCGTGGTGGCAAGAGAATATCAACAGTACATTCCAAAATACGAGAGGAAGGCAACTAAGATCAAGAAGTATCACGTTCACGTGCCTGACTGCATTGAGCTTAGAGTAGGCGATACAGTCAGGTTTGCAGAGTGCAGAAAGCTTGCTAAGACCATATCATTCGTTGTTGTCGAAAAGGTGAAGCAATGA
- a CDS encoding 50S ribosomal protein L6, whose protein sequence is MIKWEEASVIEIPKDVKVGLSGTMLSMTFGNKKLEKKFADNYVRLLVEDNKIKIVKSKNNSRERGIVGTWASEISNMVKGLKEGFQYEMKIDYSHFPMRVSVKGKTVVIENFFGERSPRTAEIVGETQVSVKGDRLFLNGPSKKDVGETAANIERATIIKGFDPRVFQDGIYLISKGE, encoded by the coding sequence ATGATAAAATGGGAAGAGGCATCTGTCATTGAAATCCCGAAAGACGTGAAGGTAGGGCTCTCTGGCACAATGCTTTCCATGACGTTCGGCAATAAAAAGTTAGAAAAGAAATTCGCCGACAACTATGTCAGGTTATTGGTAGAGGATAACAAAATCAAGATAGTTAAGAGCAAAAATAACTCAAGGGAGAGAGGCATAGTAGGCACATGGGCATCAGAGATCAGCAATATGGTAAAGGGCCTTAAAGAAGGTTTTCAGTATGAGATGAAAATCGACTATTCGCATTTTCCGATGAGAGTGTCTGTTAAAGGAAAGACTGTCGTTATAGAAAATTTCTTCGGGGAACGTTCGCCTAGGACTGCAGAGATAGTTGGCGAAACTCAAGTTTCAGTTAAAGGAGACAGATTATTCCTCAATGGTCCATCAAAAAAAGACGTCGGCGAAACAGCAGCAAACATAGAAAGAGCAACTATCATTAAAGGCTTCGATCCAAGGGTATTCCAGGATGGTATATATTTAATATCGAAGGGTGAGTAA
- the rpmD gene encoding 50S ribosomal protein L30 produces MLAVIRIRGRTGIKQDIEDTAHLLRLNRINHLVLLQEDAVTKGMLQKVKDYVTWGEIDVDTLEVLLKNRCLFKGRRKLTEEELKDVTGFGSYRDLAKALVDGKIKFSEINDVVPVIRLNPPYKGYEAIKTSYRNGGSAGYRGKDINNLIRRMIIPGVDLNGQREN; encoded by the coding sequence ATGTTAGCGGTCATACGGATTAGGGGTAGAACAGGTATAAAGCAAGATATAGAGGATACTGCGCACCTCTTAAGACTGAACAGGATAAATCATCTAGTTCTTCTCCAGGAAGATGCAGTTACTAAAGGTATGCTTCAGAAGGTAAAAGATTACGTAACTTGGGGCGAGATAGACGTCGATACCCTGGAGGTCTTGCTCAAGAACAGGTGTTTGTTCAAAGGAAGAAGAAAGCTTACAGAAGAAGAGTTAAAAGATGTAACTGGTTTTGGATCTTACAGGGATCTCGCAAAGGCTTTGGTTGACGGAAAGATAAAGTTTAGTGAAATTAACGATGTAGTGCCGGTGATAAGGTTAAATCCTCCTTACAAAGGTTATGAAGCAATAAAGACTTCTTACCGCAATGGAGGCTCAGCCGGTTACAGAGGCAAAGACATAAACAACCTCATTAGAAGGATGATAATACCGGGGGTAGATCTTAATGGTCAGAGAGAGAACTAA
- a CDS encoding uL15m family ribosomal protein: protein MVRERTKKLRGGHYGRGMKAGRGKGKKGGRGNAGMGKHKWIWMVKYDPLHFGGKGFTSHHLSTPDVPINLGELENIFENLKADGFVREENGETVVDLKAAGYDKLLGSGNFSVKSRIIIDKATEKAISKLSAIGSKIENVGNTAE from the coding sequence ATGGTCAGAGAGAGAACTAAGAAACTTAGGGGTGGCCATTATGGCCGAGGAATGAAAGCTGGAAGAGGCAAAGGAAAGAAAGGAGGAAGAGGAAATGCTGGCATGGGCAAGCATAAATGGATATGGATGGTAAAGTATGACCCGCTCCACTTTGGCGGCAAGGGATTTACAAGCCATCATCTCTCAACTCCTGATGTTCCTATAAACCTAGGTGAACTGGAAAATATATTCGAAAATTTAAAAGCAGATGGTTTCGTTAGGGAAGAAAACGGTGAAACAGTGGTAGACTTAAAAGCAGCTGGATATGACAAACTGCTAGGTTCCGGAAATTTCAGTGTTAAGTCGAGGATAATAATAGATAAGGCAACCGAAAAAGCAATAAGCAAGCTTTCAGCTATAGGCTCAAAGATCGAAAATGTCGGAAATACAGCGGAATAA
- a CDS encoding 30S ribosomal protein S8 gives MRNDTLNDVINSIKNASRLGRREIIAEPAAKLIGKVLKVMQDYNYIKSFEVIDESRGGKFKIVLNTTINNCGVIKPRFPVKNENLEKYESRYLPAEDFGILILTTTKGVMSNIEARKLGIGGKLLAYVY, from the coding sequence ATGAGAAATGATACACTTAATGATGTTATAAATTCGATAAAGAATGCAAGCAGGTTAGGTAGAAGAGAAATAATAGCAGAACCAGCCGCGAAGCTAATTGGAAAAGTACTTAAGGTAATGCAAGACTACAACTATATAAAAAGCTTCGAAGTGATAGATGAGAGCAGGGGAGGAAAGTTCAAAATAGTGCTTAATACGACGATCAATAACTGCGGAGTTATAAAGCCAAGATTTCCTGTCAAGAATGAAAACCTTGAGAAATACGAATCAAGATATCTACCTGCTGAGGACTTTGGTATACTCATCCTCACTACAACAAAGGGCGTGATGAGTAACATAGAGGCAAGAAAACTAGGTATAGGCGGCAAGCTTCTAGCCTATGTATACTAA
- a CDS encoding 30S ribosomal protein S4e: MINKTKRLMVPRTVKIPRKTYFWGPTPLPGRHKADHSVTLLTIIRDYLRLSDKEREATRILANGLVKVDGKVVKERKFGVGFMDVIEISGESYRVVYNNQGALVLVSESKDRANMKPLQVKNKVIAPGNKIQLGFHDGRVMVTEDRSISVGDVVIASLPDMKITEIIKMQPGNKAFITGGSHVGETGTISKIEIKESSSANLVHFDEGFTTVKDHVFVIGSPRFTFTMPSGEVYP; the protein is encoded by the coding sequence ATGATCAATAAAACGAAGAGATTGATGGTTCCACGCACTGTAAAGATACCGAGGAAAACTTACTTCTGGGGTCCAACGCCTCTTCCAGGTAGGCATAAGGCAGATCATTCGGTCACTCTCTTAACCATAATAAGGGATTACTTGAGATTATCGGATAAAGAGAGAGAGGCCACTAGAATACTCGCCAATGGTCTTGTAAAGGTGGACGGTAAAGTAGTGAAGGAACGTAAGTTTGGAGTAGGATTCATGGATGTTATAGAGATAAGCGGTGAATCATACCGTGTGGTTTATAACAACCAAGGCGCTCTTGTGCTGGTAAGCGAAAGCAAAGATCGCGCAAACATGAAACCGCTTCAGGTGAAGAATAAAGTAATAGCACCTGGAAACAAGATACAGCTGGGATTCCACGATGGACGTGTAATGGTAACGGAGGACAGATCAATTTCCGTTGGAGATGTCGTAATTGCATCCTTACCTGATATGAAGATAACCGAGATAATAAAGATGCAGCCAGGTAACAAGGCTTTCATAACGGGCGGTTCTCACGTTGGAGAAACTGGAACTATAAGCAAAATAGAAATAAAGGAATCGTCTTCCGCTAACTTAGTCCACTTTGATGAGGGCTTCACAACAGTAAAGGATCACGTTTTCGTGATAGGCAGTCCTAGGTTTACGTTTACAATGCCTTCAGGTGAGGTGTATCCATGA
- a CDS encoding 50S ribosomal protein L5 — MNQMQEIIIDKVVVNIGVGQAGDRLTKAAKVLEMLTGHKPTQTLAKKSVRDFNIRKRLPIGVKVTLRKDDAVNFLNKALYVKDYKIPDYSFDKHGNAYFGISDYTDFKGMKYDPDIGIFGMDVAIVLKRRGGYRIEKRKIGKKTIPSSIRIKKDEAVEFLEKNFKVSVVR, encoded by the coding sequence ATGAACCAGATGCAGGAAATTATCATAGACAAAGTTGTTGTCAATATAGGTGTCGGTCAGGCTGGTGACAGACTAACTAAGGCTGCCAAGGTACTAGAAATGTTAACAGGTCATAAGCCTACCCAAACACTAGCTAAGAAGAGCGTTAGAGACTTCAATATAAGAAAGAGGTTACCCATAGGAGTAAAAGTGACGCTCAGAAAGGATGACGCCGTGAACTTCCTCAATAAAGCCCTCTATGTTAAAGACTATAAAATACCTGATTATTCCTTCGATAAACACGGCAACGCGTACTTCGGTATCTCTGATTATACGGATTTCAAAGGAATGAAGTACGATCCAGACATTGGAATATTTGGTATGGACGTTGCCATAGTACTCAAAAGGCGTGGTGGATATAGGATAGAGAAGAGGAAAATCGGTAAGAAGACTATCCCATCATCCATAAGGATCAAGAAGGATGAAGCGGTAGAATTCCTAGAGAAGAATTTCAAGGTTAGTGTCGTGAGGTGA
- a CDS encoding 50S ribosomal protein L32e, whose amino-acid sequence MNRALDDEVRRLLKIKNYMARKRVEFHRQEWFRYKKLGDAWRKPRGKHSKLREHLSRRPPIVDAGFRSPAKVRGMHPSGYYEVLVYNLKDIENIDPKIQAARIASSVGSRKREEIAKRCAELNIKVLN is encoded by the coding sequence ATGAACAGAGCGCTTGACGATGAAGTTAGAAGGTTACTAAAAATCAAAAATTATATGGCGAGGAAGCGTGTAGAATTTCACAGGCAAGAGTGGTTTAGGTACAAAAAATTAGGCGATGCCTGGAGAAAGCCAAGAGGCAAGCATTCAAAGCTTAGAGAACACCTAAGCAGGAGGCCCCCAATTGTGGATGCAGGGTTTAGATCACCTGCAAAGGTAAGAGGAATGCACCCTTCAGGTTATTACGAAGTACTTGTATATAACTTAAAGGATATCGAAAATATTGATCCAAAGATACAGGCCGCAAGGATAGCCTCTTCTGTTGGTTCGAGGAAGAGGGAAGAGATCGCCAAGAGATGCGCTGAGCTTAATATAAAGGTGTTAAATTAG
- a CDS encoding 30S ribosomal protein S5 — protein MSDEWTPRTQLGKLVASGQIKTISEALKTKLPLKEYEIVDYLLPNIKDEVIDIKRAQRMTDSGRRMTYSITVVVGNEDGYIGLGIGRSKEAAPAIRKALINAKLNIMEIRRGCGSWECGCGRAHTLPFLVEGKSGSVRITLKPAPRGVGLAVGNVAKIILRMAGIEDAWGFAAGHTKTTVNYALAVYNALKETAKVRINPGIVLSTPIYSGSVINVSGHTD, from the coding sequence ATGAGTGATGAATGGACACCGAGAACTCAACTTGGTAAACTCGTTGCGTCTGGGCAGATAAAAACTATATCCGAAGCGCTTAAAACAAAACTTCCATTGAAGGAATATGAGATAGTAGATTATTTGCTGCCAAACATTAAGGACGAGGTTATAGATATAAAAAGAGCACAGAGGATGACAGACAGTGGTAGGAGAATGACCTATTCGATAACTGTAGTTGTGGGAAACGAAGACGGCTACATTGGGCTAGGCATAGGCAGATCAAAGGAGGCAGCACCTGCCATTAGAAAGGCACTGATAAACGCAAAGCTCAATATAATGGAAATAAGGAGAGGCTGTGGTTCCTGGGAATGTGGTTGTGGAAGAGCACACACCCTTCCATTTCTGGTTGAGGGAAAATCCGGATCCGTAAGGATCACTTTAAAGCCGGCGCCAAGAGGAGTTGGACTAGCAGTTGGAAACGTCGCAAAGATTATACTAAGGATGGCAGGAATTGAAGATGCGTGGGGATTCGCAGCAGGTCATACAAAGACCACAGTCAATTATGCTCTCGCTGTGTATAACGCGCTAAAGGAAACTGCAAAGGTAAGGATTAATCCTGGAATCGTACTCTCGACACCAATTTATTCGGGGAGTGTTATAAATGTTAGCGGTCATACGGATTAG
- the rnp1 gene encoding ribonuclease P protein component 1, with the protein MIYISEFIGRHVEVIQSSNRYDVGISGQVSFETKNTFEITKGTGKVIVPKEGRIFTFDGKFKVDGSLINYRPEDRLREYRKILKKLGGN; encoded by the coding sequence ATGATATACATTAGTGAGTTCATTGGCCGGCACGTTGAAGTGATCCAAAGTTCAAACAGGTACGATGTCGGTATATCGGGTCAAGTTAGCTTTGAAACGAAAAACACATTTGAGATTACGAAAGGAACTGGAAAGGTTATAGTTCCTAAAGAGGGCCGTATATTCACGTTCGATGGCAAGTTCAAGGTTGATGGTTCACTAATAAACTATAGGCCTGAGGATAGGCTAAGGGAGTATAGGAAGATATTAAAAAAGTTAGGAGGTAATTGA